From Ferrimicrobium sp., the proteins below share one genomic window:
- a CDS encoding response regulator transcription factor, translating to MIRLLLVDDQALIRAGLKVLLESADDIEVAAEAAEGATAIDLLRAQPIDVVLMDIRMPTMDGLAATKIIASDPDLSGIRIIVLTTFAEDEYILEAIRNGASGFLVKDSEPSELINAVRIVHRGEALLSPSVTRSLIANIASRSTPAPTSQTALDILSDREREVLMLVGSGLSNTEIAEKLYLSPLTAKTHVSHIMSKLAVRDRAQLVVIAYETGLIRPSLS from the coding sequence ATGATTCGCCTATTACTCGTCGACGACCAAGCGCTTATTCGCGCTGGTCTGAAAGTGCTTCTTGAGTCGGCCGACGATATTGAGGTGGCTGCAGAGGCGGCTGAAGGCGCAACGGCGATCGATCTTTTGCGTGCACAGCCCATCGACGTTGTCTTGATGGATATTCGAATGCCGACCATGGATGGGCTGGCAGCAACCAAAATCATTGCAAGCGACCCGGACCTCTCCGGGATACGCATCATTGTGCTGACAACCTTTGCGGAGGACGAATACATTCTTGAAGCAATTCGTAATGGCGCTAGTGGCTTCCTTGTCAAAGATAGCGAACCCTCTGAACTGATCAATGCGGTTCGCATTGTCCACCGTGGCGAAGCGCTGCTCTCCCCGAGCGTGACGCGATCACTGATTGCCAATATCGCAAGTCGAAGCACTCCTGCACCCACGAGTCAGACTGCACTCGATATCTTGAGCGATCGGGAACGAGAAGTGCTTATGTTGGTTGGTTCTGGGCTCAGCAATACCGAGATTGCCGAAAAACTCTACCTCAGCCCGCTGACGGCGAAGACCCATGTGAGCCATATCATGTCAAAACTTGCAGTACGTGATCGAGCGCAACTTGTCGTGATCGCCTATGAGACTGGTCTGATTCGGCCGTCCCTGTCATGA